The Toxorhynchites rutilus septentrionalis strain SRP chromosome 3, ASM2978413v1, whole genome shotgun sequence genome includes a region encoding these proteins:
- the LOC129776990 gene encoding chitobiosyldiphosphodolichol beta-mannosyltransferase, producing MKNPNRKIENACVIVLGDIGRSPRMQYHVKSLSETRFFVDVIGYVESKPLDELTCNPNVRIHPLYLFPEFNLPRLLKYIFKTIWQALSLIIALMSIKKPQFILCQNPPAIPTLIVCYMYCFLFRSTMIVDWHNYTHTILAINTAPGHPIVKITKSIESYFGRKAADNFCVTKAMQRDLLNNWNIRANVLYDRPPTQFHPITIAQKHELFLKLSSTIKEFSGDDSNGHLEDDTQEITAFTAKTTSGEIKYIPDRPALVLSSTSWTEDEDFEILIHALDLYEQEAVNDAKHYPKLICVITGKGPLKEHYGRIIELKSWTKVKVITPWLENTDYPKILAAGDLGVCLHYSSSGLDLPMKVVDMFGCGLPVCAMDFNCINELVQHGQNGYVFKTHKELSELLCSWMYRFPSNPALINQKGIIERNLKEFQQLRWSENWKKEVEPVLERL from the exons ATGAAGAATCCGAACCGGAAAATCGAGAACGCTTGCGTTATCGTTCTTGGAGATATTGGCAGAAGTCCTCGAATGCAGTACCACGTAAAAAGCCTCTCGGAAACGCGATTTTTTGTTGACGTCATTGGTTACGTGGAATCCAAACCGCTAGATGAATTGACTTGCAATCCGAATGTGAGAATTCATCCCTTGTATCTGTTTCCAGAGTTTAATTTGCCGAGATTgttgaaatatatattcaaaacaatATGGCAAGCACTATCCTTGATAATCGCGCTTATGAGCATCAAAAAGCCCCAGTTTATATTGTGTCAGAACCCACCGGCTATACCGACCTTAATAGTGTGCTACATGTATTGTTTCTTGTTTCGTTCAACAATGATCGTTGACTGGCATAATTATACACATACGATTCTGGCCATTAATACCGCTCCAGGACATCCCATTGTTAAAATCACCAAATCAATCGAATCTTATTTTGGGCGTAAAGCAGCGGATAATTTTTGCGTAACGAAGGCAATGCAGAGGGATCTTCTGAACAATTGGAATATCCG TGCAAATGTTTTATATGATCGACCACCCACGCAATTCCATCCAATAACTATTGCACAAAAACATGAATTGTTCTTGAAACTTTCTTCGACAATTAAAGAATTCAGCGGCGATGATTCAAATGGTCATCTAGAAGATGATACACAGGAAATCACAGCGTTCACTGCTAAAACAACAAGCGGTGAAATAAAATACATCCCAGATCGACCAGCGTTGGTGTTATCTAGTACAAGCTGGACCGAGGATGAGGATTTCGAAATTCTAATACACGCACTAGATCTTTACGAACAGGAAGCGGTCAACGACGCAAAACACTATCCAAAGCTGATCTGCGTGATAACGGGAAAGGGTCCGTTGAAGGAACATTATGGACGTATCATTGAACTGAAATCATGGACCAAAGTGAAGGTTATTACACCCTGGTTGGAGAACACagattatcccaaaatactggCTGCTGGCGATCTCGGAGTGTGCCTTCATTACAGTTCAAGTGGTTTGGATCTTCCTATGAAGGTAGTCGATATGTTTGGATGTGGTTTGCCTGTGTGCGCTATGGATTTCAATTG catCAACGAACTTGTTCAGCATGGCCAAAATGGATATGTTTTTAAAACACACAAGGAATTGAGTGAGCTGCTATGCAGTTGGATGTATCGATTTCCGTCTAATCCAGCGTTGATCAATCAAAAAGGAATAATCGAACGAAATCTCAAAGAATTTCAACAATTGCGTTGGTCGGAGAACTGGAAGAAAGAAGTTGAACCTGTTTTGGAACGATTATGA
- the LOC129776300 gene encoding uncharacterized protein K02A2.6-like, which yields MCAVCSNDADVSVGFSGTKIRLQLDTASDITVISREIWRSIGSPALSSATVKAKTASGSILSLDGEFECDVTIGSSTRRELIRVTEKQLQLLGSDLVDSFNLWAVPMDTFCCHVSGTPVSTGALKSSFPEVFSEKLGLCTRTKVKLELKENVRPVFCPKRPVAYAMYDTVDRELDRLEKLDIITPVDYSEWAAPIVVVRKSNGSIRICGGYSTGLNAALQSQQYPLPLPDDIFAKLAKCKIFSQIDLSDAFLQVEVDEQYRSLLTINTHRGLYLYNRLPPGLKIAPGAFQQLIDTMLAGLKGTSGYLDDVIVGGETEEEHDLNLRGVLKRIQDFGFTIRVDKCSFRKQQIRYLGHIVDSRGLRPDPAKIEAITKLPPPADVSGVRSFLGAINYYGKFVPNMRMLRYPLDNLLKVETKFSWSPECQKAFDRFKQILSSDLLLTHYDPKREIIVSADASSVGLGATISHRFPDGTIKVVQHASRALTKAEQGYSQPDREGLAIIFAVTKFHKMLFGRHFRLQTDHRPLLRIFGSKKGIPVYTANRLQRFALNLLLYDFEIEYVSTEKFGNADLLSRLIDQHIKPEEDYVIASLNLEEDIRSVVINTVKVLPLNFRVVAQSTQADPLLRQVHRYVQNGWPQSTLDGSELRRFQSRQESLSVVDGCILFAERLVIPSLHRKRCLEQLHRGHPGMQRMKAIARSYVYWPTLDADIVSFVKACQQCAYVARSPPHSPPVPWPKSTAPWQRVHVDFAGPIEGDYYLLAIDSFSKWPEIIRTTRITSAATISILRGLFARLGMPVTLVSDNGTQFTTAEFADFCASNGIEHLTTAPFHPQSNGQAERFVDTFKRAVKKIREGRGSIEEALDVFLLTYRSTPSRALPDQKSPSEIMFGRKIRTCLELLRPPPVRVPVPTDDDRKQPRSFNRNETVYAKLYGRTGWKWAPGVVVEKIGDVMYNVWVEDRRMLRSHINQLRSRLAAGAIPKQPTVHATLNQHSLPLDILLDAWDLPSQSPGPSSPEPVSSAERTMVDSGPTLATSTPRHEVSAFVPSSASSSSTTTTPTSTEFESAVEVELAVDIPRRSSRLRRPPVRFDPYHLY from the coding sequence ATGTGTGCAGTGTGCAGCAACGACGCAGATGTCTCCGTGGGCTTTTCCGGAACAAAAATTCGCCTGCAACTCGACACCGCCTCAGACATCACCGTCATTAGCAGGGAGATTTGGCGGAGCATTGGCAGTCCTGCGTTATCGTCAGCAACGGTGAAGGCGAAGACGGCATCTGGCAGCATACTATCGCTCGATGGGGAGTTCGAGTGCGACGTCACCATCGGAAGCAGTACACGACGTGAGCTCATCCGTGTAACCGAGAAGCAGCTGCAGTTACTCGGATCCGATTTGGTCGACAGTTTCAACCTTTGGGCCGTCCCTATGGACACCTTCTGTTGCCACGTGTCTGGAACGCCAGTGTCGACAGGTGCACTCAAGTCGTCTTTTCCAGAGGTCTTCAGCGAGAAGCTCGGCTTGTGCACCAGAACAAAAGTGAAGTTGGAGTTGAAAGAAAACGTTCGACCCGTCTTCTGTCCGAAGCGTCCGGTAGCTTACGCTATGTATGATACCGTTGATCGCGAGCTCGACCGGCTAGAGAAATTGGACATCATCACCCCGGTCGATTATTCGGAGTGGGCCGCTCCGATCGTCGTAGTCCGCAAGTCCAATGGCTCCATCAGGATTTGCGGAGGCTACTCAACGGGTCTGAATGCAGCTCTCCAATCACAGCAGTATCCACTTCCACTTCCGGATGACATCTTCGCCAAGCTGGCTAAGTGTAAAATCTTCAGCCAGATAGATTTGTCCGACGCCTTCTTACAGGTGGAAGTTGACGAGCAGTACCGTAGTTTGCTGACGATCAATACGCATCGTGGTCTCTACCTCTACAACCGCCTGCCGCCGGGTTTGAAGATCGCGCCTGGCGCATTTCAGCAGCTCATCGACACAATGTTAGCCGGACTGAAGGGCACTTCTGGCTACCTCGATGACGTCATCGTCGGCGGAGAAACTGAAGAGGAGCACGACCTCAATCTACGGGGTGTCCTGAAGCGAATCCAAGATTTCGGATTCACGATTCGTGTTGACAAGTGTTCGTTTCGCAAGCAGCAAATCCGATACTTGGGGCACATCGTCGACAGTCGCGGGTTGCGACCAGATCCGGCGAAAATCGAGGCGATCACCAAGCTGCCGCCTCCAGCCGATGTATCCGGTGTGCGATCGTTTTTGGGGGCCATCAACTACTACGGCAAGTTCGTCCCCAACATGCGCATGCTACGCTACCCGCTCGACAATCTCCTCAAGGTGGAGACGAAGTTCAGCTGGAGTCcggagtgccagaaagcgttcgACCGGTTCAAGCAGATTCTCTCGTCGGATCTTCTCCTCACACACTACGATCCGAAGCGGGAAATCATCGTTTCTGCTGACGCTTCATCCGTTGGACTTGGGGCTACCATTAGCCATAGGTTCCCAGATGGAACCATCAAGGTGGTCCAACATGCATCCAGGGCGCTCACGAAGGCAGAACAGGGCTACAGTCAGCCCGATCGCGAAGGTCTGGCCATCATCTTCGCCGTCACGAAGTTCCACAAAATGCTCTTCGGACGGCACTTCCGTTTGCAAACCGATCATCGCCCGCTGCTTCGTATCTTCGGCTCTAAGAAGGGAATTCCAGTGTACACTGCGAACCGCCTGCAACGCTTCGCCCTCAACTTGCTGCTCTACGACTTTGAGATCGAGTACGTGTCCACTGAGAAGTTCGGCAACGCAGACCTGCTCTCCCGGTTGATCGACCAGCACATCAAGCCTGAAGAGGACTACGTCATCGCGAGTCTCAATCTGGAAGAGGATATTAGGTCAGTAGTAATCAATACGGTTAAAGTGTTGCCTCTCAATTTCAGAGTCGTTGCGCAAAGCACCCAAGCAGATCCGCTGCTCCGTCAAGTCCACCGCTACGTTCAGAACGGCTGGCCCCAGTCAACACTCGATGGGTCAGAACTTCGCCGGTTCCAATCAAGGCAGGAATCGCTCTCTGTGGTGGATGGGTGTATTTTGTTTGCCGAACGACTCGTCATTCCGTCGCTGCATCGGAAACGGTGCCTCGAACAGCTGCACCGTGGCCATCCGGGCATGCAGCGAATGAAAGCCATCGCTAGGAGCTACGTGTACTGGCCTACGTTGGATGCCGACATCGTCAGCTTCGTCAAGGCATGCCAGCAGTGTGCGTATGTAGCTCGATCACCTCCTCACTCTCCACCGGTGCCGTGGCCCAAATCGACCGCTCCGTGGCAACGCGTCCACGTCGACTTCGCCGGTCCAATCGAAGGCGACTACTACCTGCTCGCTATCGATTCGTTCTCTAAGTGGCCCGAGATCATCCGAACGACCCGCATCACCTCTGCTGCGACCATCAGCATCTTGCGTGGGTTGTTCGCGCGGCTGGGTATGCCCGTAACCTTGGTCAGTGACAACGGTACCCAGTTTACCACCGCCGAATTCGCCGATTTCTGCGCTTCCAATGGCATCGAGCACCTTACGACAGCACCGTTTCATCCACAATCAAATGGCCAGGCGGAACGATTTGTGGATACCTTCAAGCGAGCCGTCAAGAAAATTCGAGAGGGGAGAGGATCCATTGAAGAAGCACTGGATGTCTTCTTGCTGACGTACCGAAGCACGCCCAGTCGTGCTCTGCCGGATCAGAAGTCGCCATCTGAGATCATGTTTGGTCGCAAAATCCGAACGTGTCTCGAGCTTCTGCGTCCACCACCGGTACGTGTCCCAGTACCAACCGACGATGACCGCAAGCAACCGAGGTCCTTCAACCGAAACGAGACCGTGTACGCCAAACTATATGGTCGTACCGGTTGGAAGTGGGCTCCTGGTGTCGTCGTCGAGAAGATCGGAGACGTTATGTACAACGTGTGGGTCGAAGATCGCCGAATGCTACGCTCGCATATCAACCAACTTCGGAGTCGCCTTGCTGCTGGCGCGATACCGAAGCAACCCACTGTACATGCCACCTTAAACCAACATTCGCTGCCGCTGGACATTTTGCTGGATGCCTGGGATCTCCCAAGCCAATCACCAGGTCCATCTTCACCAGAGCCTGTCTCCAGTGCTGAGAGAACCATGGTAGATTCCGGGCCGACTCTTGCAACGTCTACGCCACGTCATGAGGTCTCGGCGTTCGTCCCGTCATCAGCATCGtcatcatcaacaacaacaacgccaACATCGACAGAGTTCGAGTCCGCTGTCGAAGTAGAACTAGCTGTAGACATCCCTAGGCGCTCTTCACGACTACGAAGACCGCCAGTAAGGTTTGATCCGTACCACCTCTATTAA
- the LOC129773951 gene encoding uncharacterized protein LOC129773951 translates to MAKLIEKFWRLEEACFQDWEPKQHDECEAESHFRTTLEIAPDGRYITRMPLRGEPSSLGDSYQQAYRRFTSLEQRLKRNADLYKEYRAFMNEYETLGHMVPVTTEDFHKVKYFIPHSCVVKPDSTSTKVRVVFDASAKTSTGVSLNDIQIVGPTIQKDLFDLLIDFKTHNDVLVADIAKMYRQIHIAYTDTWLQCILWRDSPNDQLKAYRLTTVTYGEASSSFLACRALHEAAEDYRSVNPRIADTIQRSFYVDNLMIGASNADELTETKREIEHALSLHGFPLRKWASNNASVLEGIPEKDLEPLIKVGDQEVIKTLGIAWNPKTDVFQFISTKNIGETYEALTKRQMVSKILRLYDPIGLIQPVIITAKILMQELWTYNVSWDDDVPDQALSSWKKFEASLVELSKIEIPRMSTPSHTIALDLHGFSDASEKAYGCVIYLHAINLKGEESTNLLCSKSRVAPLKKVTLPRLELLAAALLAELTAKIKSILAGRISSEYYYSDSQVALSWIKSSNTRWGTFIRNRVQKIHSTTNPEHWKYISTKENPADMVSRGIPVRKLREAKLEFWLHGPECIRRRQYYLQSGYEYTAAAEQEEIKEPITRLVAATGKACEDLIAKYPHHHTHDKTVRHFAWLCRAINNMKKVNKDTGIRNEKRSGPLTTTELNEGLTLVVRIMQATIYPNEVAELRKTGKVPTKGPFQHLNAIVRNGVIHVTGRLHNAEMPISQKNPILIPKSHPFSRVIIQKIHEDRFHAGTDLVINEFRQRFWMRDLRRTVQGVIQRCILCAKARPRRLQQRMGQLPSPRVNESVAFTHTGVDLCGPFEVYLNQKSKCKTTAYACIFICFATKAVHLEVVEDQSTAAFISALLRFTSVRGIPEVIYSDNGRNFVGASRELNRLRRIYNNEVFQNKLVDIAATHRIRFSFIPPRSPSFGGLWEANIKVAKRLFSAAARGAQLNIMELQTLFYQVAAIMNSRPLTPVYTTPDSPTAITPGHFLIARPMLAVPIPTQSEDGSNLTTRWKRVQSQLEQFWRRWRDEYLHQLRDYAKWTKQQANVKVGQIVLIGDDHLPVARWPMGIVTQIHPGDDGVVRVAVVRTATGIYKRNVRTLAPLPVEEHTIQPIIEEYDNTADNEQQSQAEAIELEDDPPPQAPQMIWDGRLRPRPKGGRKWNVDPTGVINNQRQQNQPIIPVPAVHYQQQFIPVSAAQQQQYAPFPPHQPQAQVGSDVFVQILQMMQQQHREMMTQLIQQQQQSDEKHERFLRTIASSINVQVPPNPEQILDSLAGNIKEFRFEADSNVTFAAWYSRYDDLFEKDAARLDGEAKVRLLLRKLGASEHERFLETVAKLKSLFGAKESVISRRYRCLQIAKNPAEDHVAFACRVNKACVEFELGKLSEEQFKCLVYVCGLKSENDVEIRTRLLTKIEERNDVTLEQLSEECQRLYNLKHDSAMIESPSTYDQVQAIRKFGGKRYEKRDRESPKHPSSDTDRKPNSPFRAS, encoded by the exons ATGGCCAAACTCATAGAGAAGTTTTGGCGTCTTGAAGAAGCGTGCTTTCAAGACTGGGAACCAAAGCAACATGACGAATGCGAGGCGGAAAGTCACTTCCGCACAACGTTAGAGATCGCTCCCGACGGGAGATACATTACACGAATGCCCCTACGGGGGGAGCCGTCATCCTTAGGCGACTCTTATCAACAAGCATATAGAAGATTCACATCGCTTGAGCAAAGGCTCAAGCGGAATGCAGACCTGTACAAAGAGTACAGGGCATTCATGAATGAATATGAAACACTGGGACATATGGTACCAGTCACCACAGAAGACTTTCACAAAGTAAAGTATTTCATCCCTCACTCGTGTGTGGTGAAACCAGATTCAACATCCACCAAGGTTAGGGTGGTGTTCGACGCAAGTGCAAAGACGTCAACCGGAGTATCCCTGAACGATATACAAATCGTGGGACCAACCATTCAAAAGGACTTATTTGATCTGCTAATTGATTTCAAGACGCACAACGACGTGCTAGTAGCAGATATTGCAAAGATGTACAGACAAATTCACATCGCATACACAGACACTTGGTTACAATGTATTTTGTGGCGCGACAGCCCCAATGATCAATTGAAAGCGTATAGACTGACGACTGTCACATATGGTGAAGCGTCTTCATCATTCTTGGCCTGTAGGGCACTACACGAAGCAGCTGAAGATTATCGGTCGGTAAATCCGAGAATTGCCGACACCATTCAACGATCGTTCTAtgttgacaatctaatgattggAGCGTCCAACGCAGATGAACTGACGGAGACGAAACGAGAAATAGAGCATGCATTGTCACTTCATGGATTTCCACTTCGAAAGTGGGCATCAAACAACGCAAGCGTACTGGAAGGAATTCCAGAGAAAGACTTGGAACCATTGATCAAAGTTGGTGACCAAGAGGTCATAAAGACATTGGGGATAGCCTGGAACCCCAAAACAGACGTGTTCCAGTTCATCAGTACGAAAAACATAGGTGAAACATACGAAGCGCTCACAAAGCGACAGATGGTCTCGAAGATTTTGAGACTGTATGACCCAATCGGATTGATACAACCTGTAATCATTACAGCTAAAATATTGATGCAAGAATTGTGGACTTATAACGTCAGCTGGGACGATGATGTTCCAGATCAAGCACTAAGCTCATGGAAGAAGTTCGAAGCTTCATTAGTGGAGCTCAGCAAGATAGAAATACCTCGGATGTCGACTCCGAGTCATACGATCGCACTAGATTTACACGGATTCAGTGACGCCTCCGAAAAGGCTTATGGATGCGTCATTTACTTACATGCAATCAACTTAAAAGGAGAAGAGAGTACGAATCTCTTATGTTCGAAATCGAGAGTGGCGCCTTTGAAGAAGGTCACTCTGCCCCGTCTGGAACTCTTGGCGGCGGCACTTCTAGCAGAACTAACTGCTAAAATAAAGAGCATTCTGGCCGGTCGAATCTCGTCGGAATATTACTACAGTGATTCACAAGTAGCGCTaagttggatcaaatcttcaaatacACGTTGGGGAACCTTCATTAGAAATAGAGTGCAGAAGATACACTCCACCACGAATCCAGAGcattggaaatatatatctaCGAAAGAAAATCCGGCTGATATGGTTTCGAGAGGAATTCCAGTCAGAAAATTACGCGAAGCAAAACTAGAATTTTGGTTACACGGACCGGAATGTATACGAAGAAGACAATATTATCTGCAGAGCGGCTACGAATACACTGCTGCTGCAGAACAGGAAGAGATTAAAGAACCAATAACACGATTGGTAGCAGCAACAGGAAAGGCATGCGAAGACTTAATCGCAAAATACCCGCACCATCACACTCATGACAAAACAGTAAGACACTTTGCATGGCTGTGTAGAGCCATAAACAATATGAAGAAGGTCAATAAAGACACAGGCATCAGAAACGAAAAGAGATCGGGCCCACTCACCACCACTGAATTGAATGAAGGACTAACACTCGTAGTCCGAATTATGCAAGCCACTATTTATCCAAATGAAGTAGCGGAATTACGAAAAACTGGGAAGGTGCCTACGAAAGGACCTTTCCAGCATCTCAACGCAATCGTCAGAAATGGAGTCATACATGTCACAGGGAGACTCCACAATGCAGAAATGCCCATCTCACAAAAGAATCCAATATTGATTCCCAAATCGCACCCATTTTCGAGggtaataattcaaaaaatacatgaGGATAGATTTCACGCCGGAACAGATCTGGTAATAAACGAATTTCGACAAAGATTTTGGATGAGGGATCTCCGAAGGACCGTACAAGGAGTCATTCAACGATGCATCTTATGTGCCAAAGCGCGGCCCAGACGTTTACAGCAACGAATGGGACAACTGCCCTCGCCCAGGGTAAATGAATCAGTAGCGTTCACTCACACGGGAGTGGACTTATGTGGGCCATTCGAAGTATATCtcaatcaaaaatcgaaatgcAAGACCACAGCATATGCTTGCATCTTCATATGTTTTGCGACCAAAGCAGTTCACCTAGAAGTCGTCGAAGATCAGTCGACGGCAGCGTTCATATCAGCACTTCTCCGTTTCACATCAGTGAGGGGAATACCCGAGGTTATTTACTCCGACAATGGGCGGAACTTTGTCGGGGCCAGCAGAGAACTCAATCGTTTACGAAGAATATATAacaatgaagtttttcaaaacaaattagttGATATTGCGGCAACTCACAGAataagattttcattcattccacCCCGAAGCCCCAGCTTTGGAGGACTTTGGGAAGCGAACATAAAGGTAGCCAAGCGGCTCTTTAGTGCAGCGGCCAGAGGAGCACAGCTAAACATCATGGAATTGCAGACACTGTTCTACCAAGTGGCCGCAATAATGAATTCGCGACCACTCACACCTGTTTACACGACGCCAGATTCACCGACCGCGATCACACCCGGTCATTTTTTGATAGCACGCCCAATGCTAGCCGTGCCCATCCCTACGCAGAGTGAGGATGGAAGCAATCTCACAACCAGATGGAAACGAGTACAATCGCAGCTCGAACAATTTTGGAGAAGATGGAGAGACGAGTATCTCCACCAGTTACGTGATTATGCAAAATGGACCAAGCAACAAGCCAACGTTAAGGTAGGCCAAATCGTATTGATCGGAGACGATCACCTTCCCGTAGCAAGGTGGCCTATGGGAATTGTCACACAAATACACCCTGGAGATGATGGAGTAGTCCGAGTGGCAGTAGTGCGAACCGCTACCGGAATTTACAAACGCAACGTGCGAACACTTGCTCCTCTACCAGTCGAGGAGCACACCATTCAACCCATTATAGAAGAGTATGACAACACAGCTGATAACGAACAGCAATCTCAAGCCGAAGCAATCGAACTAGAAGACGATCCCCCTCCCCAAGCACCCCAAATGATTTGGGACGGTAGACTACGCCCCCGTCCCAAAGGGGGGAGAAAATGGAA TGTTGACCCCACGGGTGTGATAAACAATCAACGGCAACAAAACCAGCCGATTATCCCCGTGCCGGCGGTCCACTATCAGCAGCAGTTTATTCCCGTCTCTGCCGCCCAGCAACAGCAGTACGCGCCCTTCCCGCCCCACCAACCGCAAGCACAGGTCGGTAGCGATGTGTTCGTGCAAATTTTGCAAATgatgcagcagcagcaccgAGAGATGATGACCCAGCTgattcaacagcagcagcaaagtGATGAGAAGCATGAACGCTTTCTCCGTACGATCGCATCGTCAATCAACGTGCAGGTACCACCGAATCCGGAACAGATTCTTGACTCTTTGGCCGGCAACATCAAGGAATTCCGGTTCGAGGCCGACTCCAACGTGACGTTTGCGGCTTGGTACTCGAGATACGACGATCTCTTCGAGAAGGATGCTGCTAGATTGGACGGTGAAGCAAAAGTTCGTCTTCTTTTGCGAAAGCTGGGTGCATCGGAGCACGAACG CTTCCTGGAAACAGTGGCCAAGCTCAAGAGCCTGTTCGGAGCAAAAGAATCGGTGATCAGCCGTCGCTACCGATGCCTGCAGATAGCGAAAAATCCTGCAGAGGACCATGTGGCATTCGCTTGCCGCGTAAACAAGGCTTGCGTGGAGTTTGAGCTGGGTAAGCTCTCGGAGGAGCAATTCAAGTGCTTGGTCTACGTGTGTGGTTTAAAATCGGAGAACGACGTCGAGATTCGCACCCGCCTCCTCACGAAAATAGAAGAGAGAAATGACGTGACGTTGGAGCAGCTTTCGGAGGAGTGTCAGCGACTGTACAACCTGAAGCACGACAGCGCCATGATCGAATCTCCGTCCACGTATGACCAAGTACAAGCGATAAGAAAATTTGGTGGGAAGCGGTACGAAAAGCGTGACCGTGAGTCACCGAAACATCCTTCCAGTGACACCGACAGGAAACCAAATTCGCCAT TTCGGGCATCGTGA